A genomic stretch from Candidatus Brocadiaceae bacterium includes:
- a CDS encoding dynamin family protein produces MLNITTKTRHRDIYQEVIDLLGNSMKYFERVGAENMEKKVSEMRSQLDEPFFLLVAGEYNSGKSSFINALCGERVLTDGPTPTTNRITLLTYGEKVEVQEVGDHLCRATYPMEALKDVTVVDTPGTNSIILEHSALTESFIHRAELVLFITSADHPFTESERQFLQILKAKWGRKVLFILNKIDLKTPQELQDIVSFLEKNCYRLLGFEPKILLVSARDAYNARVENNDALLGKSNVLEVESFIFDKLDLETKIDFKLVSPLKYLLNVFTELQKNLSEKVSKCNTDIKSIERFETRIRNKKQDMQEYTLKYKDEIKLVFSRLKEKLDDFLLTHVTIKSVLLSKVGRDKITERFKRDVYSLLSPQTDLDRIIDDVVDYVARNNRSLWDLARDHIEREVGFDHRASGMLDGHHVERHYDDRKHDIEIALKSRSKDFRELDTQREAERLNGIVQGGFISFLLAEAFAIGIGVGVTMMFGFLVPPPVTIGVAVALASFGLAVFPQKRKSFRNEFVKRTDAISERFVEFMKFEIDKAIDRVIEDISNNISSYRDLRWTEREETVRQMSEINTLLEKVKELMRKSGFS; encoded by the coding sequence ATGCTAAATATAACAACGAAAACAAGGCATAGGGATATTTATCAGGAGGTTATAGACCTGCTTGGTAACTCAATGAAATATTTTGAGAGGGTTGGCGCTGAAAATATGGAGAAAAAAGTTTCAGAGATGCGCTCTCAACTGGATGAACCCTTTTTTCTTCTTGTTGCCGGTGAATACAACTCGGGGAAATCAAGCTTTATTAATGCCTTATGTGGTGAACGTGTCCTCACAGATGGACCAACACCTACAACGAATCGAATTACCCTGTTGACATATGGAGAGAAGGTTGAGGTCCAGGAGGTAGGTGATCATTTATGCAGAGCAACTTACCCCATGGAAGCCTTAAAAGATGTTACGGTTGTTGATACTCCAGGCACAAATTCGATTATTTTAGAGCACTCAGCGCTAACAGAAAGCTTCATCCATAGAGCAGAATTGGTGCTCTTTATAACTTCCGCCGATCATCCTTTTACGGAGAGTGAGCGACAATTTTTACAAATTTTAAAGGCGAAGTGGGGAAGAAAAGTGCTGTTCATTCTCAACAAGATTGACCTAAAGACACCACAGGAACTTCAGGATATTGTATCATTTTTAGAGAAGAATTGTTATCGTTTACTGGGATTTGAACCAAAAATATTGTTGGTGTCTGCCAGGGATGCATATAATGCAAGAGTTGAAAATAATGATGCGTTGCTTGGGAAGAGTAACGTTTTGGAAGTAGAATCCTTTATATTTGATAAATTGGATTTAGAGACCAAAATTGATTTCAAATTAGTAAGCCCTTTAAAATATTTATTGAATGTGTTCACCGAGTTGCAGAAAAATCTCAGTGAAAAAGTCTCCAAATGTAATACTGATATTAAAAGTATTGAGCGGTTTGAGACGCGCATCAGGAATAAAAAACAGGACATGCAGGAGTATACCTTAAAGTATAAGGACGAGATAAAGCTGGTTTTTTCCCGCTTAAAAGAGAAATTGGACGATTTCTTACTCACACATGTCACCATAAAATCCGTTCTACTCTCTAAAGTTGGAAGAGACAAAATCACCGAACGTTTTAAGCGGGATGTCTATAGCCTTTTAAGTCCGCAAACCGATTTAGACCGTATCATCGATGATGTAGTGGATTACGTTGCCAGAAATAATCGTTCATTATGGGATTTGGCGAGAGACCACATAGAGAGAGAAGTAGGCTTTGACCATAGGGCAAGTGGTATGCTGGATGGGCATCATGTGGAGCGTCATTACGATGACCGAAAACATGATATTGAGATTGCATTGAAGTCTCGTTCTAAAGATTTCAGGGAATTAGATACACAACGAGAAGCTGAGAGGCTGAACGGCATAGTTCAGGGTGGTTTTATAAGCTTTTTGCTGGCAGAAGCTTTTGCTATAGGCATTGGTGTGGGAGTGACCATGATGTTTGGGTTTCTGGTGCCTCCGCCTGTTACCATAGGAGTTGCCGTTGCGTTAGCTTCTTTTGGATTAGCCGTTTTCCCGCAAAAAAGAAAGAGTTTTCGCAACGAATTTGTGAAAAGGACGGATGCTATCAGTGAGCGATTTGTCGAGTTTATGAAGTTTGAAATTGATAAGGCTATTGATCGTGTGATTGAAGACATAAGTAATAATATTTCATCCTACCGCGACCTTCGCTGGACAGAAAGAGAAGAGACGGTACGGCAAATGTCCGAAATAAATACTTTGCTTGAAAAGGTTAAGGAACTTATGAGAAAAAGTGGTTTCAGCTGA
- a CDS encoding DUF481 domain-containing protein — MTYCLRIVLFLVPVWPCFTTGAYPEEIQTIDGRIIKGEVVNTDKEYLCLRQEPDRIVFIEWRVIKLISRDKEIIIVNHVDDKHTFSLLKANTGEFSARDIQLISTVEISSIYPDETVPPRFFLPQENGISMYNDDKVKTKGSNVAAAIATQQEKVWSGNVDAGFSIKTGNTESIATTVKSNVKRESVYDEYVFSTFYFLEKQGREKSADEQRGTFKYERKHTMNFYSVYQESLEHDEIEKLSLRSISSVGGGYRFINTEKLKYKSEVGPSFTYERFRDNITDTRAGARFGNYLDWTIIPSIQYYFKVDYLPQLEDSEDWRLESDTGMRFAVNKSISLNFGWTNDYDNKPGGEDVKRNDAKVIGTLGYNF, encoded by the coding sequence TTGACGTATTGTCTGAGAATAGTTCTTTTTTTAGTGCCGGTATGGCCATGTTTCACCACAGGGGCGTATCCGGAAGAAATCCAGACTATTGATGGACGTATTATAAAAGGAGAGGTTGTAAACACTGACAAGGAATATCTTTGCCTTCGACAGGAACCGGACCGTATCGTGTTTATAGAATGGCGTGTTATCAAACTTATTTCACGGGACAAAGAAATTATCATTGTAAACCATGTCGATGACAAACACACATTTTCACTTCTCAAGGCCAATACAGGGGAGTTTTCCGCAAGGGACATCCAACTGATATCAACCGTTGAAATCTCTTCCATCTATCCGGATGAGACAGTGCCGCCCCGCTTCTTTCTTCCGCAGGAAAATGGAATTTCCATGTACAATGATGATAAGGTAAAAACGAAGGGAAGCAATGTAGCTGCGGCAATTGCCACGCAGCAGGAAAAGGTCTGGAGCGGAAATGTAGACGCAGGTTTTTCGATAAAAACGGGAAACACGGAATCAATAGCAACAACGGTGAAATCAAATGTAAAAAGAGAGAGTGTGTATGATGAATATGTTTTTTCTACGTTCTATTTCCTGGAGAAACAAGGTAGGGAGAAAAGCGCTGATGAACAACGCGGCACCTTTAAATATGAGCGGAAACACACAATGAATTTCTACTCTGTTTACCAGGAAAGTCTGGAACATGATGAAATAGAGAAATTAAGCCTGCGGTCTATTTCATCGGTGGGAGGAGGGTATCGGTTTATCAATACGGAAAAGCTGAAATATAAATCTGAAGTTGGTCCATCTTTTACGTATGAAAGATTTCGAGATAATATAACAGATACGAGAGCCGGAGCGAGGTTTGGAAATTATCTCGACTGGACAATTATTCCGTCGATTCAGTACTATTTTAAAGTGGATTATTTGCCCCAGTTGGAGGACTCAGAAGATTGGCGTTTGGAATCTGACACGGGAATGCGATTTGCTGTCAATAAATCGATATCTTTGAATTTCGGCTGGACTAACGATTATGACAATAAGCCTGGAGGAGAAGATGTCAAGCGAAATGACGCGAAGGTGATCGGAACGTTAGGATATAATTTCTGA
- a CDS encoding glycosyltransferase family 2 protein produces MRDLRFIIVNWNTRKLLLDCIESIHATVKEFNFEVYVVDNGSEDDSVPMLRNHFPQVFVIENRENQGFAAAVNQALKDNTASYVVLLNTDAQLCDNTIQVMHAFMQQHTDVGIAGAQLLKPDGTKQNSFDNYPTLATEFLNKSLLRMIRPQKYRSKKQNITNPIEVESVIGACLMIRNEALKQVGTLDEAYFFFVEETDWCLRMQKTGWKVFHVPDAKVIHLGGESKKRAPWQSQIEYCRSLYIFFRKHRSYSAYITFRVCYLIKIYINLILNLIGNLCVLFRHTKLRYRLTTYSRLFLWHLLFCPEWMGLKPLKRKIKIKLFLD; encoded by the coding sequence ATGAGAGATCTCCGCTTTATCATCGTAAACTGGAATACCAGAAAATTATTGCTTGATTGTATTGAATCAATCCATGCAACGGTAAAGGAATTCAATTTCGAGGTCTATGTGGTAGATAATGGGTCCGAGGATGATAGCGTACCCATGCTCAGGAACCATTTCCCCCAGGTCTTTGTGATCGAAAACCGGGAAAACCAGGGATTCGCTGCGGCAGTAAATCAGGCTCTCAAAGATAATACGGCCTCTTATGTTGTCCTATTGAATACCGATGCACAGCTCTGTGACAACACCATTCAGGTCATGCATGCATTCATGCAACAGCATACAGATGTGGGAATTGCCGGCGCTCAACTCCTGAAACCGGACGGCACGAAACAAAACAGCTTTGACAACTACCCCACACTTGCAACAGAATTCCTTAACAAAAGCCTCCTGCGCATGATCCGGCCCCAAAAATATCGCAGTAAAAAGCAGAACATAACGAATCCCATTGAAGTGGAATCGGTAATCGGTGCATGTCTCATGATTCGGAACGAGGCCCTGAAACAGGTAGGCACACTGGACGAAGCATATTTCTTTTTTGTTGAGGAGACAGACTGGTGCCTGAGGATGCAGAAGACGGGCTGGAAGGTATTTCATGTACCGGATGCAAAGGTCATACACCTCGGTGGCGAGAGCAAGAAAAGGGCTCCCTGGCAGTCACAAATCGAATATTGTCGATCACTCTACATCTTTTTCAGGAAACACCGGTCGTATAGTGCATATATCACCTTCAGGGTCTGCTATCTCATAAAAATCTACATCAACCTGATCCTCAACCTTATCGGCAACCTCTGCGTCTTATTCCGGCACACAAAACTCCGCTACCGGCTCACGACATACTCAAGGCTTTTTTTGTGGCACCTATTATTCTGCCCGGAATGGATGGGGTTAAAACCATTAAAGAGAAAAATAAAAATTAAACTATTCTTGGATTAA
- a CDS encoding glycosyltransferase, with protein sequence MIDSLPTISVVIPAYNSAEFLPYSIRSVLSQTFKPYEIIVVDDCSTDNTRKVLEPFMQRIHYINSGKNRGSSFARNTGIQASKGKYIAFLDADDIWLPQKLQTNLKCFEADPELAMVYSRHLNIDKEGKVTGESPKQALPSGTIFSELFSEQNFILTSTVMVRREVFDTTGLFDEQLFNCQDWDLFLRVAYHFKCKGINTSLVQYRQTPQSLSKNRDSVLQSQKLVIDQIYEAFKGKKNGITEKCYRKRLASHYAKSGRYYVKMGDKGNARKRFRLSLQYDPLNFRTLRYYLFRS encoded by the coding sequence ATGATAGATAGCCTTCCAACAATAAGTGTGGTAATACCTGCATATAACAGCGCCGAATTTTTACCCTATTCAATCAGGTCCGTCTTGTCACAAACGTTCAAACCATATGAAATCATTGTTGTGGATGACTGTTCCACAGACAATACACGGAAAGTTTTAGAGCCATTTATGCAGCGCATACACTACATCAATTCAGGAAAAAACAGGGGATCCTCCTTTGCAAGAAATACCGGCATTCAGGCATCGAAAGGTAAATACATAGCGTTTCTTGATGCTGATGACATCTGGCTACCGCAAAAACTACAAACAAATCTCAAATGTTTCGAGGCTGACCCTGAGCTTGCTATGGTGTATTCAAGACACCTGAACATTGATAAAGAAGGAAAGGTAACTGGTGAGAGCCCGAAACAGGCATTGCCATCCGGCACTATTTTTTCTGAACTATTTTCCGAACAGAATTTTATCCTTACCTCAACCGTAATGGTACGCAGGGAGGTATTTGACACTACGGGACTCTTTGACGAACAACTCTTCAACTGTCAGGATTGGGATTTATTTCTGCGGGTCGCATACCATTTTAAATGCAAAGGAATCAATACATCCCTTGTTCAGTACAGGCAAACCCCACAATCCCTGAGCAAGAACCGTGACAGTGTCTTACAATCCCAGAAATTGGTGATCGATCAAATATATGAGGCATTTAAGGGAAAAAAGAACGGCATTACCGAAAAATGCTACCGGAAACGACTAGCCTCTCATTACGCAAAGTCCGGGAGATATTACGTAAAAATGGGGGACAAGGGCAATGCAAGAAAGCGCTTTCGCTTGTCGTTGCAGTATGATCCCCTTAATTTCAGGACATTACGATACTATCTATTTCGCTCATGA
- the ispF gene encoding 2-C-methyl-D-erythritol 2,4-cyclodiphosphate synthase: MRMLFGIGYDIHKLVKNRKLILGGVAFDYPLGLLGHSDADVVLHALCDALLGAAALGDIGDHFPDTDQRWKGVSGKTLLFAVVNLVRNKKCKVNNVDVTILAQRPKIGEKKLEMKKKIAEWLQIDADRVNIKATTMEGLDAIGRGEAIAAQSIVSLCEDL; this comes from the coding sequence ATGCGTATGCTTTTTGGAATCGGGTATGATATACATAAGCTTGTCAAAAACCGTAAGTTAATTTTAGGTGGTGTTGCGTTTGATTATCCTTTAGGTTTACTTGGTCATTCAGATGCGGATGTGGTACTTCATGCACTCTGTGATGCTTTATTAGGCGCGGCAGCCCTCGGTGATATCGGAGATCATTTTCCTGATACTGATCAGAGATGGAAAGGCGTTTCCGGTAAAACGCTTCTTTTCGCGGTTGTCAACCTCGTGAGGAATAAGAAGTGCAAGGTGAATAATGTTGATGTGACGATCCTCGCGCAGAGACCTAAAATCGGCGAAAAAAAACTGGAAATGAAAAAGAAGATTGCGGAATGGCTTCAGATTGATGCCGATAGGGTAAATATTAAGGCGACAACCATGGAAGGATTAGATGCCATTGGCCGTGGAGAGGCTATTGCGGCACAATCTATTGTCAGTTTATGTGAAGATTTATAA
- a CDS encoding alkaline phosphatase family protein: protein MPNTKKVFIIGLDCATPELIFEQWKDDLPNIKRLINSGVYGRLESTIPPITIPAWTSMMTSKDPGTLGLYGFRNRSKYTYEDMNFATASQVKEDAVWDILSRAGKKVALVGIPQTYPPKPVNGNMISCFLTPSVKSQYTYPKELKNEIEDLIGEYLIDVKDFRTTDKDYLLRQIYEMTEKRFEVIKYLMKNKEWDFFMFVEMGTDRIHHGMWKYFDKEHIKHEPGSQHEDAIKDYYKFLDKGIGDILSLLDNDTIVFVVSDHGSKKMDGGICINEWLIREGYLTLKEYPNGITPFNKVNIDWENTIAWGEGGYYARVFMNVKGREPQGVIEPENYETIRNELVQKLEALGDEKGKPIGTKAYKPQELYKTCNGLPPDLIVLLGDLYWRSVGTIGHDAIYTFENDTGPDDANHAQHGILVMSCLDGSIGNGEKIEDHHLMDIAPTVLNFFGIEAPNDMQGKVIEQVKTTADYDQDEEEEIRKRLEALGYVE from the coding sequence ATGCCAAACACAAAGAAGGTCTTTATTATTGGACTGGACTGTGCAACCCCTGAACTGATATTTGAGCAATGGAAGGATGACCTCCCAAATATCAAACGTCTCATAAATTCCGGAGTTTACGGAAGGCTGGAAAGCACTATTCCACCCATTACAATACCCGCGTGGACTTCGATGATGACAAGCAAAGACCCCGGAACGCTCGGTCTCTACGGTTTCAGAAACAGATCAAAATACACATACGAGGATATGAACTTTGCCACCGCTTCACAGGTAAAGGAAGATGCAGTTTGGGACATTCTGTCAAGGGCAGGAAAGAAGGTCGCTCTGGTAGGCATACCACAAACCTACCCGCCAAAACCGGTTAACGGGAATATGATCTCCTGCTTTCTCACTCCCTCAGTAAAAAGCCAATATACCTATCCCAAGGAATTAAAAAATGAAATAGAAGACCTTATTGGTGAATATCTGATTGACGTAAAGGACTTCAGAACCACCGACAAAGATTATCTGTTGCGACAGATTTATGAAATGACAGAAAAACGATTTGAAGTCATTAAATATCTCATGAAAAATAAGGAATGGGACTTCTTTATGTTTGTAGAAATGGGCACGGACAGGATCCACCACGGGATGTGGAAATATTTTGATAAAGAACACATCAAGCATGAACCAGGCTCTCAGCATGAAGACGCCATAAAGGATTATTACAAATTTCTGGACAAGGGCATAGGGGATATTCTCAGTTTACTGGACAATGACACTATTGTCTTTGTCGTCTCAGACCATGGTTCCAAAAAAATGGACGGTGGAATCTGTATAAATGAATGGCTCATCCGGGAAGGATATTTAACGTTAAAGGAATATCCGAACGGCATAACACCCTTTAATAAGGTGAATATAGACTGGGAGAATACCATTGCCTGGGGAGAAGGCGGTTACTACGCCAGAGTCTTCATGAATGTAAAAGGCAGGGAACCGCAGGGAGTGATTGAGCCGGAAAACTATGAAACCATACGAAATGAACTTGTACAAAAACTGGAAGCCCTTGGCGATGAAAAGGGAAAACCGATAGGCACAAAGGCATACAAACCACAGGAACTCTACAAAACATGCAATGGCCTTCCTCCCGACCTCATTGTCCTCTTAGGAGACCTTTACTGGAGGTCCGTAGGGACAATTGGCCACGACGCAATTTACACCTTTGAAAATGACACCGGACCAGACGACGCAAACCATGCCCAGCATGGAATACTTGTTATGAGTTGCCTCGATGGCTCTATTGGCAACGGTGAAAAAATAGAGGATCATCATCTTATGGATATTGCGCCAACCGTTTTAAATTTTTTTGGCATTGAAGCGCCGAATGACATGCAGGGAAAAGTCATTGAACAGGTTAAAACGACTGCGGATTACGATCAGGATGAAGAAGAAGAGATAAGAAAAAGGCTGGAAGCGCTTGGATACGTCGAGTAA
- a CDS encoding alkaline phosphatase family protein, which yields MSLFDRFKKSASAKPQKPASRKVVVLGLDGVSHSLAQRFTKDGTMHNLANIVKEGALLQMDSSLPEVSSVAWTSFATGANPATHGVYGFMDLRPGTYKMYFPSALDVKCDTIWDTAGKAGKRSVVINVPQTYPARPIQGILIAGFVAIDLKKATYPESTFHYLQNMGYRIDVNAQKARESLDDFVEDLQHTFQKRKEAILHLFDTESWDLFVAAITETDRLHHFMWNALDDAEQKQHAFFHDFYRELDQFIGTLYDRCSQLNPKPAFMILSDHGFTTIKKEAYLNFWLKENGYLCFDTEPAKSLENITDSTKAFVLDPSRVYINVKGKYPRGSVQPGSEYNNLREELTDRLLNTGIIQSVFKKEELYSGPLLDHAPDLVLLSKEGYDLKGAIAKDAFLTNDKLKGMHTWHDAVFFINEPLEVKKKIQISDVAQLILPKIC from the coding sequence ATGAGTCTATTTGACCGTTTTAAAAAATCGGCATCAGCGAAACCACAGAAACCTGCTTCACGGAAAGTGGTCGTTCTGGGACTTGACGGAGTATCCCACTCCCTTGCACAGAGGTTTACCAAAGATGGCACGATGCATAACCTTGCAAATATTGTGAAAGAGGGCGCTCTTTTACAAATGGACAGCTCCCTTCCGGAGGTTTCTTCTGTCGCATGGACTTCCTTTGCCACTGGCGCAAACCCTGCGACACATGGTGTATACGGGTTCATGGACCTTCGCCCGGGCACATATAAGATGTATTTTCCGAGCGCTCTGGATGTAAAATGTGATACCATCTGGGATACCGCTGGCAAGGCGGGAAAAAGATCGGTGGTAATTAATGTCCCTCAGACCTATCCTGCAAGGCCAATACAGGGAATCCTTATTGCCGGCTTTGTTGCGATAGATCTGAAAAAGGCCACCTATCCGGAGTCTACCTTTCACTATTTACAAAACATGGGATACCGCATTGATGTCAATGCGCAAAAGGCACGAGAGTCGTTAGACGATTTTGTTGAAGACCTCCAACACACCTTCCAAAAAAGAAAGGAAGCAATCCTCCACCTTTTTGACACGGAATCATGGGACCTCTTTGTTGCCGCCATTACCGAAACAGACAGGCTTCATCATTTTATGTGGAATGCCCTGGATGACGCAGAACAAAAGCAACATGCCTTCTTTCACGATTTTTACCGGGAATTGGATCAATTTATTGGTACCCTCTACGACAGATGTTCCCAGTTAAATCCAAAACCGGCATTTATGATCCTTTCTGACCACGGCTTTACCACTATTAAAAAGGAAGCCTATTTGAACTTTTGGCTGAAAGAAAATGGTTATCTCTGCTTTGACACGGAGCCTGCAAAGTCCCTGGAAAATATCACCGATAGCACGAAGGCATTTGTTCTGGATCCTTCAAGGGTCTATATCAATGTTAAAGGGAAATACCCAAGGGGTTCCGTTCAGCCTGGTTCGGAATACAACAATCTGAGGGAAGAGTTAACGGACCGCTTATTGAATACCGGCATTATTCAATCGGTGTTTAAGAAGGAAGAACTATATTCAGGACCTCTTTTGGATCATGCTCCTGATCTGGTACTCTTATCAAAAGAGGGGTATGACCTCAAAGGGGCTATCGCAAAGGATGCTTTTCTGACAAATGATAAACTGAAAGGCATGCACACATGGCATGATGCTGTTTTTTTTATAAACGAACCTCTTGAAGTGAAAAAAAAGATACAGATAAGCGATGTGGCTCAATTAATACTTCCAAAAATTTGTTAA
- a CDS encoding RidA family protein, with the protein MKKEVISTDNAPAAIGPYSQAIKAGGFLFISGQIPIIPATGDIVRGGVRHQTRQVLENLKNILEAAGSSMEKVVKTTVFLKDLNDYTAMNDVYKEFFQHEPPARAAVEVARLPKDVGVEIEAIASGA; encoded by the coding sequence ATGAAAAAAGAGGTCATTTCCACGGATAATGCCCCTGCCGCAATTGGGCCGTATTCACAGGCAATTAAGGCTGGTGGTTTTCTCTTTATATCGGGACAGATTCCTATAATACCGGCAACAGGTGACATAGTGCGGGGTGGGGTCAGGCATCAGACAAGGCAGGTGTTAGAAAATCTAAAAAATATTCTTGAGGCTGCGGGGTCTTCGATGGAGAAGGTAGTAAAGACCACGGTTTTTCTGAAAGACCTGAATGATTATACAGCAATGAATGATGTATATAAGGAATTTTTCCAGCATGAGCCGCCTGCCAGAGCTGCCGTAGAGGTTGCAAGATTACCGAAGGATGTGGGAGTTGAGATCGAAGCAATTGCTTCCGGAGCTTAA
- a CDS encoding glycosyltransferase codes for MKILYVYSDWKWTGPSQPIVELCNFMADRAEVSLLTSAAKNPDRGLVQHIHPHKVQVHQGLSKSGAISSFVINKTLSKQMIQQFKPDIVHVFRERDLAALPGNSVYFTKIYTDFKVLQPTFMKKLLWKQADVVTVFGKKLQKNLSDTFKNIVYIPPWLDFQKIPIHCQNIRHEFGLTEEDFIVGLVMRVQPHRRFDLVVETAKLIKKSGKRIKFLLMGRGAQIQELAVEPTRKNNLTDVIVFGGYKKLDYWNAVNCFDILFYTCAGSDGTVRALRQCQAMGKPVICLSTDFTREIVHENRNGFLVQENPKSIMEKIDTLYTNRDMLPNFSKNSLEQGRHYDLQKVGQGILELYKSQNNIIPET; via the coding sequence ATGAAGATACTCTACGTATATTCTGACTGGAAATGGACAGGACCATCACAGCCAATCGTTGAACTCTGTAATTTCATGGCTGATCGGGCTGAGGTTTCCCTGCTGACCAGCGCAGCAAAAAATCCAGACAGGGGACTTGTTCAGCATATACATCCTCATAAAGTGCAGGTACACCAGGGGCTCTCAAAATCGGGAGCCATCTCTTCTTTTGTCATAAACAAAACACTTTCAAAACAGATGATACAACAGTTCAAACCTGATATTGTTCATGTATTCAGGGAACGTGATCTTGCCGCTCTTCCCGGCAACTCCGTTTATTTCACTAAAATCTATACGGACTTCAAGGTGCTTCAGCCAACATTCATGAAAAAGCTTCTCTGGAAACAGGCAGATGTCGTGACTGTTTTCGGGAAAAAGCTCCAAAAAAACCTGTCAGACACGTTTAAAAATATCGTCTATATCCCTCCATGGTTAGATTTTCAAAAAATCCCTATTCATTGCCAGAATATCAGGCATGAATTTGGCTTAACGGAAGAGGATTTTATCGTGGGTCTTGTAATGCGAGTCCAACCTCACAGGCGATTTGATTTAGTTGTCGAAACGGCCAAACTGATAAAAAAATCCGGAAAACGCATAAAATTTCTGCTTATGGGAAGAGGCGCCCAGATTCAGGAACTCGCCGTTGAACCCACGAGAAAGAATAACCTTACGGACGTAATCGTTTTCGGGGGATACAAGAAGCTGGACTACTGGAATGCGGTAAACTGCTTCGATATACTGTTTTATACGTGCGCCGGTTCTGACGGAACCGTCCGGGCGTTACGGCAATGCCAGGCGATGGGAAAACCCGTCATTTGTCTCTCTACCGATTTTACCCGTGAAATTGTTCATGAAAACAGAAACGGATTCTTGGTACAGGAGAACCCAAAGTCAATCATGGAAAAAATAGATACTTTGTATACAAACAGGGACATGCTCCCAAATTTTTCAAAAAACTCCCTGGAACAGGGCAGGCACTACGACCTTCAAAAGGTTGGGCAGGGAATTTTAGAACTGTATAAAAGTCAAAATAACATTATTCCTGAAACATAA